CGGCGCGACGGCGCGGCGATGACGGTGGAGCCGCGCGTGCTGTCGGCCACGCCGGTGCGCTGCCGCGGCAAGCGCGTGCTGATCGTGGACGAGATCACCGGCAGCGGCGACACCATGCGGCTGGCCTTGGCCGCGGTCCGCGAGGTCGGCCCGGCCGACGTGCGCACCGCCGCCGTGTTCGTGCGCCCCGGCGGCTGGCGCCCCAGCTACTTCGGGATGGAAACGGGCCAGCTCATCGTCTACCCGTGGGACCGCCAGGTCATCACCGACGGCGAGCTGGTGACGGGGCCGATGTACGAGGGCGCGGGGGCGAGAGTGTAAACAGAAGTCCTAAGTCCTAAGTCCCAAGTCCCAAGTCCTGAGTTGTGCCTACGGCACTTGGCACTTGGCACTTGGCACTTGGCACTTGGCACTTGGCACTTGGCACTTAGGACTTAGGACTTAGGACTTAGGACTTAGGACTTAGGACTTAGGACTTAGGACTTAGCAGG
The Longimicrobium sp. DNA segment above includes these coding regions:
- a CDS encoding phosphoribosyltransferase; translation: MPRTYPFPGSPALTATQGTFELSWELFGEMCRALAVRVAREYRPDLVIGVATAGVIPAATLASMLDAEFDSMKISRRDGAAMTVEPRVLSATPVRCRGKRVLIVDEITGSGDTMRLALAAVREVGPADVRTAAVFVRPGGWRPSYFGMETGQLIVYPWDRQVITDGELVTGPMYEGAGARV